A section of the Neofelis nebulosa isolate mNeoNeb1 chromosome 12, mNeoNeb1.pri, whole genome shotgun sequence genome encodes:
- the CDC14B gene encoding dual specificity protein phosphatase CDC14B isoform X7, producing MLWSHEPGGRRDPSGGRGDQSFYADFGPLNLAMVYRYCCKINKKLKSITMMRKKIIHFTGSDQRKQANAAFLIGCYMVIYLGRTPEEAYRILMCGNTSYIPFRDAAYGSCNFYITLLDCFHAVKKAMQYDFLNFNTFNLDEYEHYEKAENGDLNWIIPDRFIAFCGPHSRTRLESGYHQHSPEAYIPYFKNHNVTTIIRLNKRMYDAKRFTNAGFDHYDLFFADGSTPTDAIVKEFLDICENAEGAIAVHCKAGLGRTGTLIACYIMKHYRMTAAETIAWVRICRPGSVIGPQQQFLVMKQASLWLEGDYFRQKLRGQENGKHRAAVSKLLLAVDDISINGVENQDKQEPELYSDDDEIHGVTQGDRLRALKSRRQSKTNAIPLTVILQSSVQSCKTSEPNISGSAGITKRTTRSASRKSSFKSLVPQRERRKRNALQQMPLMALWYSHCSAASARPSFFLCFYCFFIFCRTEPFSALPFSPICLYFMVDIVLSFPKYLSLKNYTKCILLSMSLLLLCCLPCLW from the exons TCCATCACAATGATGAGgaagaaaattattcattttactgGCTCTGATCAGAGAAAACAAGCAAATGCTGCTTTCCTTATTGGATGTTATATG GTTATATATTTGGGGAGGACTCCAGAAGAAGCATATAGAATATTAATGTGTGGAAATACATCCTATATTCCTTTCAG AGATGCTGCCTATGGAAGTTGCAATTTCTACATTACACTTCTTGACTGTTTTCATGCAGTAAAGAAG GCAATGCAGTATGACTTCCTTAATTTCAACACATTTAACCTTGATGAATATGAACACTATGAA AAAGCAGAAAATGGAGATTTAAATTGGATAATACCAGACCGATTTATTGCCTTCTGTGGACCTCATTCAAGAACCAGACTTGAAAGTG GTTACCACCAACATTCTCCTGAGGCTTATATTCCATATTTTAAGAATCACAACGTTACTACTATTATTCGTCTGAATAAAAGGATGTATGATGCCAAACGCTTTACGAATGCTGGTTTCGATCACTATGACCTTTTCTTTGCGGATGGCAGCACCCCTACTGATGCCATCGTCAAAGAATTTTTGGATATTTGTGAAAATGCGGAGGGTGCCATTGCAGTACATTGTAAAG CTGGCCTTGGACGAACGGGCACTCTAATAGCCTGCTACATCATGAAGCATTACAGGATGACAGCAGCCGAGACCATTGCTTGGGTCAGGATCTGCAGACCTGGCTCAGTGATTGGGCCTCAGCAACAGTTTTTGGTGAT GAAACAGGCAAGCCTCTGGTTGGAAGGTGACTATTTTCGTCAAAAGTTAAGGGGTCAGGAGAATGGAAAACACAGAGCAGCTGTCTCAAAACTCCTCTTGGCTGTTGATGACATTTCAATCAATGGGGTCGAGAATCAAGACAAGCAAGAACCTGAACTG TACAGTGATGATGACGAAATCCATGGAGTGACACAAGGTGATAGACTTCGTGCCCTGAAAAGCAGAAGACAGTCAAAAACAAACGCTATTCCCCTCAC AGTAATTCTTCAGTCCAGTGTTCAGAGCTGTAAAACATCTGAACCTAACATTTCTGGCAGTGCAGGCATTACTAAAAGAACCACCAGATCTGCTTCAagaaaaagcagttttaaaag CCTGGTTCctcagagggaaagaaggaaaaggaatgcTTTGCAACAAATGCCCTTAATGGCATTATGGTACTCTCATTGCTCTGCTGCTTCTGCCcgcccttctttttttctttgtttttattgtttttttattttttgcagaacTGAACCTTTttctgctctgcctttctctcccatTTGTCTTTACTTTATGGTTGATATTGTACTGTCTTTTCCAAAATACTTGTCATTAAAGAATTATACAAAGTGTATACTTCTTAGCATGTCACTACTTTTATTATGTTGCCTTCCTTGTCTTTGGTAA